In Phycisphaeraceae bacterium, one DNA window encodes the following:
- a CDS encoding aldo/keto reductase, whose amino-acid sequence MDRIRLGQTDLEVSRIAFGSMSIVENPTYPGVAEQQAIDSIHAAIDGGINFFDTAPGYGNGAAEVVLGRALAGGLREKVIVADKVNTPTLSAADVESEFTKALERLNTDYIDLYQIHWPKGVVPIEETLRAMEDLVTSGKARALGVCNFGPADLTEALGVSSLVSNQICYSLLARAPEFEVVEVMKKAGMGMLCYSPVAQGLLAGKYRSADEVPDERARTRLFSSDRPQARHTEPGCEAEAFEAIAGVRAIAERVGHSMTDVSIAWLLAQPTVASVLVGASSPDQVKKNAAAVEVKLSQADLDELSRLTEPVKQALGANMDPWESTSRIR is encoded by the coding sequence ATGGATCGTATTCGGCTGGGTCAGACTGACCTTGAGGTGTCGCGGATTGCTTTCGGGAGCATGTCGATCGTTGAGAACCCGACGTATCCGGGTGTGGCGGAGCAGCAGGCGATCGATTCGATTCATGCGGCGATTGATGGGGGGATCAACTTCTTTGATACGGCGCCGGGATACGGCAATGGTGCGGCGGAGGTCGTGCTGGGTCGTGCGCTAGCGGGTGGGTTGCGTGAGAAGGTGATTGTCGCGGACAAGGTGAATACGCCTACGTTGTCAGCGGCGGATGTTGAGAGCGAGTTCACCAAGGCATTGGAGCGTTTGAATACGGATTACATCGATCTGTATCAAATCCACTGGCCGAAGGGTGTGGTTCCGATTGAGGAGACGCTACGGGCAATGGAGGACTTGGTGACCTCGGGCAAGGCGCGGGCGCTGGGGGTGTGTAACTTTGGCCCGGCGGACCTGACGGAGGCGTTGGGGGTGTCGTCGCTGGTGTCGAATCAGATCTGCTATAGCCTGCTGGCGCGAGCGCCTGAGTTTGAGGTGGTCGAGGTGATGAAGAAGGCGGGGATGGGGATGCTGTGTTATTCGCCGGTGGCCCAGGGGTTGCTGGCAGGCAAGTATCGGTCGGCGGACGAGGTGCCTGATGAGCGGGCTCGGACGCGGCTGTTCTCTTCGGATCGCCCGCAGGCTCGGCACACGGAGCCGGGGTGTGAGGCGGAGGCTTTTGAGGCGATTGCCGGGGTGCGGGCGATCGCGGAACGGGTGGGTCATTCGATGACGGATGTTTCGATTGCGTGGCTGCTGGCTCAGCCGACGGTGGCGTCGGTGCTGGTGGGTGCGAGCAGCCCGGATCAGGTGAAGAAGAACGCGGCGGCTGTCGAGGTCAAGCTGAGTCAGGCTGATCTGGATGAGCTGAGTCGGTTGACGGAGCCGGTGAAGCAGGCGTTGGGTGCGAACATGGACCCGTGGGAGAGTACGTCACGCATCCGCTAG
- a CDS encoding enolase C-terminal domain-like protein yields MITIRDVRVVLTSPMGRNLVVAKIETSEPELYGLGCGTFAQRYLLVASAITDYLKPLVVGRDVARIEEMWRLMMVNSYWRNGPVLNNAVSAIDMALWDIKGKLAGMPVYDLLGGRMREGAAVYQHADGRDFGELDDHVRAQLDQGMRHVRIRFGGGAAATRASGEAGGMAYGGSIDRPLNKPEGAIGGAYYDPTQYTRSTLKAIEHVRSEFGDGVELLHDVHCRLSPVEAMAFSKDLQPLRLYFLEDLLPPEHLAWYEKVRATSTTAQAVGELFSNPNEWTPLIANRWIDFIRMHMSQMGGITPAKKVMALAEAFGVRLAWHGPGDVSPVGHAANLHLNLAAPNFGIQELQPFTGATGDVFPGCPEFRAGYFYPNDRPGLGVDLDEGLAAKYPCDPAVVQWTQARLPDGTITWP; encoded by the coding sequence ATGATTACGATCCGAGATGTGCGTGTGGTGTTGACGTCGCCTATGGGTCGGAACCTGGTGGTGGCGAAGATCGAGACGTCGGAGCCGGAGTTGTATGGGCTGGGGTGTGGGACGTTTGCGCAGCGTTATCTGTTGGTGGCGAGTGCGATCACGGATTATCTCAAGCCGCTGGTGGTGGGTCGTGACGTAGCGCGGATCGAGGAGATGTGGCGGCTGATGATGGTCAACAGCTACTGGCGGAACGGGCCGGTGCTGAATAACGCGGTGTCGGCGATCGACATGGCGTTGTGGGACATCAAGGGGAAGCTGGCGGGGATGCCGGTTTATGATCTGCTGGGCGGTCGGATGCGCGAGGGCGCAGCGGTGTACCAGCACGCGGATGGGCGGGACTTTGGGGAGTTGGATGATCATGTTCGAGCGCAGCTGGATCAGGGGATGCGGCATGTGCGGATTCGTTTTGGGGGCGGGGCTGCGGCGACGCGGGCTTCGGGTGAGGCGGGCGGGATGGCTTATGGCGGGTCGATAGATCGCCCGCTGAACAAGCCGGAGGGTGCGATTGGCGGGGCGTATTACGATCCGACGCAGTACACGCGGAGCACGCTGAAGGCGATCGAGCACGTGCGCTCTGAGTTTGGTGATGGGGTGGAGTTGTTGCACGATGTACATTGTCGATTGTCGCCTGTGGAGGCGATGGCGTTCTCGAAGGACCTGCAGCCGCTGCGGTTGTACTTTCTGGAGGACCTGCTGCCTCCCGAGCATCTGGCGTGGTACGAGAAGGTTCGGGCAACGAGTACGACGGCGCAGGCAGTGGGCGAGTTGTTCAGCAATCCGAATGAGTGGACCCCGCTCATTGCGAACCGGTGGATTGATTTCATCCGGATGCACATGAGTCAGATGGGTGGGATCACGCCAGCGAAGAAGGTGATGGCGTTGGCGGAGGCATTTGGGGTTCGGTTGGCGTGGCACGGTCCGGGCGATGTGTCGCCTGTGGGCCACGCGGCGAATCTGCACCTGAATCTGGCGGCACCAAACTTTGGGATTCAGGAGTTGCAGCCGTTCACGGGCGCGACCGGGGACGTGTTTCCAGGTTGTCCTGAGTTTCGTGCGGGCTACTTCTATCCGAACGATCGTCCAGGGCTGGGTGTTGATCTAGATGAGGGATTGGCGGCAAAGTACCCGTGTGATCCAGCGGTGGTTCAGTGGACGCAGGCGCGGCTGCCGGATGGGACGATCACCTGGCCGTGA
- a CDS encoding sugar phosphate isomerase/epimerase family protein, translating to MADLIGADADPEQAAVLAARHGFEGLDLRLNRYDLWIADYGVERLADRMGELGLRPGYVSLMTRTLSGEEEEWREAMGVLAERAALAQRLGFTRAGVVVLPFNDERDTAANYRRHLLRLREAMPVLEDHGVRLGMEYVSPKTRRAGHVHSFIHTMKGMLQLIREAGYDGLGLMVDTLHWHCAGEGVEDLEALEAKDVVVVHLCDGIEGRSAAEQTVTERMLPGETGVFDNEGFVRGLRSIGYDGPMTAEPTSPRWKGMGADEAVGLTGAAVRRSLGLGVVSTQEG from the coding sequence ATGGCTGATTTGATCGGCGCGGACGCTGATCCTGAGCAGGCGGCGGTGTTGGCGGCGCGGCACGGTTTTGAGGGGTTGGACCTGCGGCTGAATCGGTATGACCTTTGGATAGCAGATTACGGGGTTGAGCGGCTGGCGGACCGGATGGGGGAGCTGGGGTTGCGGCCGGGGTACGTGTCGCTTATGACCCGGACGTTGTCGGGTGAGGAGGAGGAGTGGCGAGAGGCGATGGGTGTGCTGGCAGAGCGGGCGGCACTGGCGCAGCGGCTTGGGTTTACGCGGGCGGGTGTGGTGGTGTTGCCTTTTAATGATGAGCGGGACACGGCGGCGAACTACCGGCGGCATTTGTTGCGGCTGCGGGAGGCGATGCCGGTTCTGGAGGATCACGGGGTGCGACTGGGGATGGAGTATGTGAGCCCGAAGACGCGGCGAGCAGGACATGTGCACTCGTTCATTCACACAATGAAGGGGATGTTGCAACTGATCCGGGAGGCGGGGTATGACGGGCTGGGTTTGATGGTGGATACGCTTCACTGGCACTGTGCTGGAGAAGGGGTTGAGGATCTGGAGGCGTTGGAGGCGAAGGATGTGGTGGTGGTGCATCTGTGCGACGGGATCGAGGGTCGGTCGGCGGCGGAACAGACGGTGACGGAGCGGATGCTGCCGGGCGAGACGGGGGTGTTTGACAACGAGGGTTTTGTGCGGGGTTTGCGGTCGATTGGTTATGACGGTCCGATGACGGCGGAGCCAACGAGCCCGCGATGGAAGGGGATGGGTGCGGATGAGGCGGTGGGGCTAACGGGGGCGGCGGTTCGTCGTAGTCTGGGGCTGGGTGTGGTCTCGACGCAAGAGGGCTGA
- a CDS encoding alginate lyase family protein, whose amino-acid sequence MTRSHVLAALLVVVSCFGLTTAAVGQEVPEVYLTDGERLAGTRARVMAGDPSLKPAVDALVALAEEAMTKPMRSVVDKPTVPPSGDKNDYVSLSPYWWPNPDTADGLPYVRRDGEINPERYEYDVDKLGTFGNCVQWLGFAYYYTGDERYAEEAVKRVRHFLLDPETRMNPRMLFGQFVPGRSDGRKYGIIETLRLRWVPDAISLLEGSDAMTAEDLAGAKAWFGAYAKWLNSSEFGVGERDGPNNHGTWCEAQIAYFSLFAGDEATVKEMAERVPARVDQQIEADGRQPHELTRTRALDYSEFNLRGHTELAVLAEKVGVNLWDYEAEDGSSIRAAADFVLPYLTGSKPWPYQQISPPRHDFYAQTLRRLAVGLEDPRFEMEGVRKLDNLSGSGRVYIDLIMPLPADFPVR is encoded by the coding sequence ATGACCCGTTCTCACGTTCTAGCGGCCCTGCTGGTGGTCGTTTCTTGCTTTGGCTTGACGACTGCGGCGGTCGGTCAGGAGGTTCCGGAGGTTTACCTGACGGATGGGGAACGATTGGCTGGGACGCGGGCGCGGGTGATGGCGGGTGATCCGTCACTAAAGCCTGCGGTGGACGCGTTGGTGGCGTTGGCGGAGGAGGCGATGACCAAGCCGATGCGTTCGGTGGTGGACAAGCCGACGGTTCCGCCTTCGGGGGACAAGAATGATTATGTGAGTTTGTCGCCTTACTGGTGGCCGAATCCGGACACGGCGGACGGGCTTCCTTATGTGAGACGTGACGGGGAGATCAACCCGGAGCGTTATGAGTACGACGTGGACAAACTGGGGACGTTTGGCAACTGCGTGCAGTGGTTGGGTTTTGCCTACTACTACACGGGTGATGAGCGTTATGCGGAGGAGGCGGTGAAGCGGGTGCGTCATTTTCTGCTGGACCCTGAGACGCGGATGAACCCGCGGATGCTTTTTGGTCAGTTTGTTCCGGGTCGCAGTGACGGGCGGAAGTACGGGATCATCGAGACGCTTCGGCTGCGTTGGGTTCCGGACGCGATCAGCCTGCTGGAGGGGTCGGACGCGATGACCGCTGAGGACCTGGCGGGGGCGAAGGCGTGGTTTGGCGCGTACGCGAAGTGGCTCAACAGCAGCGAGTTCGGGGTTGGTGAGCGAGACGGGCCGAACAATCACGGGACGTGGTGCGAGGCGCAGATTGCTTATTTCTCCTTGTTTGCGGGGGACGAGGCGACGGTGAAGGAGATGGCGGAGCGGGTTCCGGCGCGAGTGGATCAGCAGATCGAAGCGGATGGTCGTCAGCCGCATGAGTTGACGCGGACACGGGCGTTGGATTACTCGGAGTTCAACCTGCGGGGTCACACGGAGCTGGCGGTTCTGGCGGAGAAGGTTGGCGTGAATCTGTGGGACTACGAAGCTGAGGACGGGAGCTCGATCCGAGCGGCGGCCGATTTTGTGCTGCCTTATCTGACGGGTTCGAAGCCCTGGCCTTATCAGCAGATCAGCCCGCCTCGGCATGATTTTTATGCTCAGACGCTTCGGCGGCTGGCGGTTGGGTTGGAGGATCCGAGGTTTGAGATGGAGGGTGTTCGTAAGTTGGACAACTTGTCGGGGTCGGGTCGGGTGTATATCGATCTGATCATGCCGCTACCGGCGGATTTCCCAGTACGCTGA
- a CDS encoding Gfo/Idh/MocA family oxidoreductase, with the protein MIKHNYGRHRREAIRVGIVGLGRSGFNIHARWLGTLGGTYQVAAVSDPNTDRCREAAQQYGCAVYADFESLNADKTLDVVVIASPNLFHEEQACAAMAAGHHVVVEKPLALSVAGADKMIEASERTGRLLAPFQNRRFEPHFRKVRELLASGRLGRIIQIRIEWSQFTRRWDWQTLKSQGGGSLHNHCAHLLDHALELFGPGEPEVFVDMQRALSVGDAEDHIKIVLHGAGHPTIDVESSSCCVYPEDRWHVWGTAGGLRGTTEHLEWRWMDADKLPHRDADEGPAADRVYQREEYDWHVERWDHPEETPATAVLFYRDLESALRDGTPLMVTPESVRRQIAVLDRCHEASAC; encoded by the coding sequence ATGATTAAGCACAACTACGGTCGGCATCGTCGCGAGGCGATCCGTGTAGGGATTGTGGGGTTGGGGCGGAGCGGTTTTAACATTCACGCGCGGTGGTTGGGGACGCTGGGCGGGACTTATCAGGTGGCGGCGGTAAGTGATCCGAATACGGATCGTTGTCGAGAGGCGGCGCAGCAGTACGGGTGTGCTGTGTATGCGGATTTTGAGAGTCTCAACGCGGACAAGACGTTGGACGTAGTGGTGATCGCTTCGCCGAATCTGTTTCATGAGGAGCAGGCTTGCGCGGCGATGGCGGCGGGGCATCATGTGGTGGTGGAGAAGCCGTTGGCGCTGAGCGTGGCGGGTGCGGACAAGATGATCGAGGCGTCGGAGCGGACGGGTCGATTGTTGGCACCGTTCCAGAATCGTCGGTTTGAGCCGCATTTCCGGAAGGTTCGAGAGTTGCTGGCTTCGGGTCGGCTGGGGCGGATCATTCAGATTCGGATCGAGTGGAGTCAGTTCACAAGGCGGTGGGACTGGCAGACGCTGAAGTCTCAGGGCGGGGGTTCGTTGCACAATCACTGCGCTCATCTGCTGGATCATGCACTGGAGCTTTTTGGTCCTGGTGAGCCTGAGGTGTTTGTGGATATGCAGCGGGCGTTGTCGGTGGGTGATGCAGAGGATCACATCAAGATCGTGCTGCACGGTGCGGGCCATCCGACGATTGATGTGGAGTCATCGAGTTGTTGTGTTTATCCGGAGGATCGTTGGCATGTGTGGGGGACGGCAGGTGGCTTGCGGGGGACGACGGAGCACCTGGAGTGGCGATGGATGGATGCGGACAAGCTGCCGCATCGTGATGCGGATGAGGGGCCTGCGGCGGATCGGGTGTACCAGCGCGAGGAGTATGACTGGCATGTGGAGCGGTGGGATCATCCTGAGGAGACGCCAGCGACGGCGGTGCTCTTTTATCGCGATCTGGAGTCGGCGTTGCGTGACGGGACGCCTTTGATGGTGACGCCTGAGAGCGTGCGTCGTCAGATCGCGGTGCTGGATCGTTGTCATGAGGCCTCGGCGTGTTAA